A portion of the Ciona intestinalis unplaced genomic scaffold, KH HT000146.2, whole genome shotgun sequence genome contains these proteins:
- the LOC100179564 gene encoding cAMP-dependent protein kinase type II-beta regulatory subunit-like isoform X2: MGSATNQDDEEMVASDNDDYMDEAEEMAMMARRTNVSRRKSVSAEGFDPDADDDDDEEKVIHPKTDEQRDRLSKVISKMLIFSSLDIEQTQQVLDAMFEKSVKAGDHVIDEGDDGDNFYVIEKGDFDIFINDPVTKVPDHKGTYKGSGAFGELALMYNCPRLATIIATTDGSLWGMDRTTFRRIIVKNAAKKRKQYEDFLATVPLLSTLTVEERMKVADAMVTKNYEDEDCILKQGDPADYFYIVIDGQVVVKRRGDDPSNANHEVVLKKYTNGEYFGELALIQNQPRAASAFAEGPCKCAVLDVQAFERLLGPCKELLMRNIPLYEQQLSEIYQDMSMSE; encoded by the exons ATGGGAAGCGCAACAAACCAAGATGATGAAGAGATGGTAGCGAGTGATAATGATGATTACATGGATGAAGCAGAAG aaaTGGCAATGATGGCAAGACGAACAAATGTCTCAAGACGTAAATCAg TGAGTGCTGAGGGTTTTGACCCAGATgcagatgatgatgatgatgaagaaAAAGTGATTCATCCCAAGACTGATGAGCAACGAGATCGTCTTTCAAAAGTCATCTCTAAAATGCTCATCTTCTCAAGTCTTGATATA GAGCAAACACAACAAGTTCTCGATGCCATGTTTGAAAAGTCTGTTAAAGCCGGTGATCATGTGATTGATGAAGGAGATGATGGCGACAACTTCTACGTCATTGAGAA AGGAGATTTCGACATTTTTATTAACGATCCAGTGACGAAGGTTCCTGACCACAAAGGGACTTATAAAGGCAGTGGAGCATTCGGTGAACTCGCTTTAATGTACAACTGCCCACGACTCGCCACAATTATTGCAACGACAGATGGCTCGTTGTGGGGAATG GATCGAACAACGTTTAGAAGAATTATTGTAAAGAATGCAGCCAAGAAGAGAAAGCAATATGAAGACTTCCTCGCTACAGTGCCTTTGCTCAGCACTCTTACa gtTGAAGAGAGAATGAAGGTTGCAGATGCCATGGTAACGAAGAACTATGAAGATGAGGATTGTATTCTTAAACAAGGAGATCCCGCAGATTATTTCTACATTGTCATTGATGGGCAGGTGGTTGTGAAAAGACGGGGAGATGACCCG AGCAATGCAAACCATGAGGTTGTGCTCAAGAAATACACTAACGGTGAATACTTCGGTGAGTTGGCACTCATTCAAAATCAACCTAGAGCTGCTTCAGCTTTTGCCGAAGGTCCATGCAAATGTGCAG TGTTGGACGTACAGGCCTTTGAGCGTTTGCTTGGTCCATGCAAGGAGTTGCTCATGAGAAACATTCCATTATACGAGCAACAACTTAGTGAGATTTACCAAGACATGAGTATGAGCGAATGA
- the LOC100179564 gene encoding cAMP-dependent protein kinase type II regulatory subunit-like isoform X1, whose protein sequence is MADIPVPPGLHDMLQGFVVNVLRHRPSDLIEFAAQYFSDLLDNRDQARGGGATMGSATNQDDEEMVASDNDDYMDEAEEMAMMARRTNVSRRKSVSAEGFDPDADDDDDEEKVIHPKTDEQRDRLSKVISKMLIFSSLDIEQTQQVLDAMFEKSVKAGDHVIDEGDDGDNFYVIEKGDFDIFINDPVTKVPDHKGTYKGSGAFGELALMYNCPRLATIIATTDGSLWGMDRTTFRRIIVKNAAKKRKQYEDFLATVPLLSTLTVEERMKVADAMVTKNYEDEDCILKQGDPADYFYIVIDGQVVVKRRGDDPSNANHEVVLKKYTNGEYFGELALIQNQPRAASAFAEGPCKCAVLDVQAFERLLGPCKELLMRNIPLYEQQLSEIYQDMSMSE, encoded by the exons ATGGCTGATATTCCAGTTCCACCTGGTTTACATGATATGCTACAg GGTTTTGTGGTGAATGTTCTACGACACAGACCAAGTGATCTTATAGAGTTCGCAGCTCAATATTTCTCCGATCTTCTTGACAACAGGGATCAAGCTCGTGGAGGAGGAGCAACGATGGGAAGCGCAACAAACCAAGATGATGAAGAGATGGTAGCGAGTGATAATGATGATTACATGGATGAAGCAGAAG aaaTGGCAATGATGGCAAGACGAACAAATGTCTCAAGACGTAAATCAg TGAGTGCTGAGGGTTTTGACCCAGATgcagatgatgatgatgatgaagaaAAAGTGATTCATCCCAAGACTGATGAGCAACGAGATCGTCTTTCAAAAGTCATCTCTAAAATGCTCATCTTCTCAAGTCTTGATATA GAGCAAACACAACAAGTTCTCGATGCCATGTTTGAAAAGTCTGTTAAAGCCGGTGATCATGTGATTGATGAAGGAGATGATGGCGACAACTTCTACGTCATTGAGAA AGGAGATTTCGACATTTTTATTAACGATCCAGTGACGAAGGTTCCTGACCACAAAGGGACTTATAAAGGCAGTGGAGCATTCGGTGAACTCGCTTTAATGTACAACTGCCCACGACTCGCCACAATTATTGCAACGACAGATGGCTCGTTGTGGGGAATG GATCGAACAACGTTTAGAAGAATTATTGTAAAGAATGCAGCCAAGAAGAGAAAGCAATATGAAGACTTCCTCGCTACAGTGCCTTTGCTCAGCACTCTTACa gtTGAAGAGAGAATGAAGGTTGCAGATGCCATGGTAACGAAGAACTATGAAGATGAGGATTGTATTCTTAAACAAGGAGATCCCGCAGATTATTTCTACATTGTCATTGATGGGCAGGTGGTTGTGAAAAGACGGGGAGATGACCCG AGCAATGCAAACCATGAGGTTGTGCTCAAGAAATACACTAACGGTGAATACTTCGGTGAGTTGGCACTCATTCAAAATCAACCTAGAGCTGCTTCAGCTTTTGCCGAAGGTCCATGCAAATGTGCAG TGTTGGACGTACAGGCCTTTGAGCGTTTGCTTGGTCCATGCAAGGAGTTGCTCATGAGAAACATTCCATTATACGAGCAACAACTTAGTGAGATTTACCAAGACATGAGTATGAGCGAATGA